Genomic DNA from Nonomuraea rubra:
GTCGGGGACGGCGACGAGCGCCACGTCAAGGCGCTCGGCGCGCTGCACCTGCTCGCCGCCATCGGCGAGGCCCGCATGGGGGCCGACGACCAGGCCAGGGAGCGGATACGCGGCCCGGCGGCACGCCTGGCCGAGCGCGTCGAGGACTCCTCCGGCGTGTACGACCTGGCCTTCTTCGGCCCCACCAACGTCGCCATCCACATGGCCAGCATCGAGAACGACACCGGCCGGCCCGAGGCGGTGCTGCACCTGGCCGACGACATCGACCTGCGCCGCACGCCGTCCATCGAGCGCCGCACCACCCACCTCGGCCACGTCGCCCGCGCCTGCGAGGACACCGGCGACGACGCCGCCAGCCTGCTGCACCTCCTGCGCATCGAGCGCGAGTGCCCCGAGGAGCTCGACCACAAGCTGCTGCTGCGCGAGATGGTCCGGTCGCTGGCGCGGCGGGCCAGGCCGTCCTGGGCGCCGGAGGTGCGTTATCTCGCCGAGCGGCACGACATCCCCATCTGACCACTGCGAACTCTGATGACCGCTGCGAACTCTGAGTTCGCGCGATACGAACGGGGAGATCTTTCGCCAGAGTTCGTCACGGAGCGCCGTGCCGGTGCGACTCTGCGTCCATGACCAGAGCGCCGAGTGCCGATTTCGTCATGGAACGACTGCTTCAGGAGGCCACGCGAGAGTTCCCCGGGTGGTCGTTCGCACGAGATCATTCCGGATGGACCGCCGTCCATGACGAGACCCGCCTCACCAGGCCCAGCCTGGCCGCCCTGCGTGCCCTGCTGCGCGTGCACCGGGCAGCCAGGAGATCATGAGCCCCCGCCTATGACTCGCCGTACACCTCGGCGGCGAGGGAGGCGATGACGGCGGCGACGCGGTCCGGGGCCTTGGCGTGGGCCGAGTGGCCCTGGCCTGGCAGGAGCACCCGGCGGGGGTGCGGAAGGGTGCGTTCCAGTGCGTCCAGCCGCTCCCCCAGGTGTGCCGGGCTGCGGTCGCCGCCCAGCAGCACCACCGGCGCCCGGATGCCCGCGTACGCGTCCAGGCGGACCCCGAGCGCGTCCATGGCGACGTTGTCCTCGATCTGGCGCGGAGCCAGGGCGCGCATCCGGGGCGTCACGGCCACGAACCAGCCCGCCAGCAGCGCCGCCCAGCCGGGCAGCCCCACCGTGTCGCGGACGAAGATGCGCATGGCCCGGCCGGGGCGGCCCGCGGCGATGGCGGCGCGGGCGCGGCGGTGGACCTCGCCGCCCGGACCTCCCAGGGGCGGGCCGATGACGGCCGGGGGCTCGTAGAGCACCGCGCCCGCGAAGGCGGACGGCGCCGCCACCATGGCCTCCAGCGCGATCACCGCGCCCGAGGAGTGCCCCGCCAGCAGCACCGGCCCGCCGCCGATCGCCTCCGCCATCGCGAGGACGTGCTCGACCTCCTGCGCGACCGTGCAGGGGGCCCGCTGGTCCAGGTCCAGCCGGTAGCGGCGGCGGTGGAGGCGGACGACCCGGTGGTGCGGGGCCAGCCGCGCGGCCACCGCCTTCCAGGAGGTCCCGTCGTCCAGGCCCGGGTGCAGGACCAGGACGGCGGGTCCGCCGCCCTCGTCGACGGCCCGCGCCTCCGTCCCGTCGGCTGCCTTCGCTGTGATGATCATGGCCAGGCTCCTTAGCGATGCTAAGTGCAATTTAGCGCCGCTAAGGAGCGCTGGCAACGGCGGGTTATGTTGGGGGTGTGATCGTCGGGGCCGTACGCGGGCGGTGGCGCTTACCCGCCTGGGCGAGCGACGCCGGAGCCGCCGCGGTCGTGCTGGCGGCGGAGCTGGGGCTGGCGAGCTACGGGCTCGGCGCCAGGGTGGTGCTGCTCGCCGTGGCGGGCGCGGGTCTCATGCTGCTGCGGCGCCGTTACCCGGCCTCGGTGGCCGTGATGGCGGGGGTGCTCTACCTGATCGGCACCCAGCCACCCGAGTACGACGCTCCCGTCAGCTCCGCGCTGATCGCCCTCTACAGCGTGGGCCGCCACGCCTCCGGCCGGCTGGCGATCGGCATCGGGGCGCTGGCCGTGATGGTCGGCGCGGTGCGCTCAGGAGCCGGCTGGGAAGGCGCGTCACTGGCCTCGGTCCTGACCGTCGGGCTCAGCCCCGCGGCGCCGGTGGCGGCCGGGCACATCGTACGGCTGCGTGCCGAGCTGCTCCACAGGCGCCAGCAGCAGGCGGCGGAGCTCGCGGTACGGGAGGAGCGCCGCCGCATCGCCCGCGAGCTGCACGACGTGATCGCCCACCACGTCAGCGTGATGTCCCTCTACATGGGCGTGGCCAGGCGCACGATCCCCCTCGACCCCGGGCGTGCCGAGGAGACCCTGCGCACCGGCGAGGACACCGCCCGGCAGGCGATGGCGGAGATGCGGCACCTGCTCGACGTGCTGCGTACCGACGGGGAGCCGGTGGACGACCAGGCGGACGTCGGCGTGGCACGGCTGCCCGCGCTGGTCGAGGAGTCGGGCAACGCCACGCTGGAGGTCGCCGGCGAGGCCGTCGAGCTGCCGACGACCGTGGACCACGCGGTGTACCGCATCGTCCAGGAGGCGCTCACCAACACCCGCAAGCACGCGGCGGGCGCCCGGTCGCGGGTGCTGCTGACGTACCAGCCGGGGCTGGTCGAGGTGGAGGTCGGCGACGACGGGCAGCCCAGGCCCGGCGACGTCGGCGTGGGGTTGGGGCTGGCGGGGATGGCCGAGAGGGTGTCGCTGTGCGGGGGCGAGCTGCGCGCGGGGCCGTCGCCGCGCGGAGGGTTCGTGGTGCACGCCCGGATCCCGCTTGTGGAGAGGCCATGACCGCTCAGGACGTGATCAAGGTGCTGATCGTGGACGACCACACCGTCGTCCGCACCGGGCTGCGGCTGCTGCTGGAGACCGCGCCCGGCCTGACCACGGTGGGCGAGGCGGGTGACGGCGCCGAGGCGGTACGCCGGTGCCACGCCCTGCGCCCGGACGTGGTGCTGATGGACCTGTACCTGCCCGGGATGGACGGCGTGGCCGCGACCGAGCGGATCACCGCGGAGCTGCCGGAGGTCAGGGTGCTCGCGCTGAGCACGTTCGACCTGGAGGAGCACGTGGTGGCGGCGCTGCGCGCGGGCGCGTCGGGGTTCCTGCCCAAGGACTCCTCGCCGGAGGAGCTGATCGAGGGCATCAGGGTGGTGCACCGGGGTGAGGCGGCGGTGGCGCCCCGGCTGCTGGTCGGCCTGATCGAGACGTTCGTCCGCCCGGCCAGGCCGAGAGCCGTCAAGGCCGGGCCGCTGACCGGCCTCACCGGGCGGGACCGGCAGGTGCTGGAGCTGATCGCGCGCGGGCTGTCCAACACGCAGATCGCCGCCGAGCTGGGGCTGTCGGTCTCGACGGTGAAGAACCGGGTGAGCGACCTGTTCGGCAAGCTCGGGGTGCGGGACCGAGCCCAGGCCGTGATCGCCGCCTACGAGGCCGGGCTGGTCACCCCCGGCGAGCCCTGACGCGGGGCCGGCTCCACCACCCGCCCGTCGCCGAGCACGAGCACGCGGTCGGCGTGCGAGGCGGCCTGCGCGTCGTGCGTCACCATGATGACGGTCTGCCCCAGCGTGTCCACGACGAGGCGGAGCAGGGCCAGGATCTCCCGGCCCGACCTGCTGTCGAGGTTGCCCGTCGGCTCGTCGGCGAAGACGACGTCGGGCCTGGACACCAGGGCGCGGCAGATCGCCACTCGCTGCTGCTGGCCGCCTGACAGCTCGTGCGGGCGCCGGTCCACGTGGCCGGCGAGGCCGGTCCTGCCGATCAGCTCCGCCACCCAGCCCCGCTCAGCCGCGCGGCCCGCGAGCCGGGGCGGCAGCTCGATGTTCTCCCTGGCCGTGAGCGCGGGCAGCAGGTTGTACGTCTGGAAGACGAACCCGATCCGCTCCCTGCGCAGGGTCGTCAGCTCGTGCTCCCCAAGCGCCCCGAGGTCGTCGCCGCCCACGCTGACCGCGCCCGAGGTGGGGCGGACCAGCCCGGCGGCGCACTGCAGCAGCGTGCTCTTGCCGGACCCCGACGGCCCCGTCACCGCGGTGAACGAGCCGCGGGCGAAGCCGTGGCTGACGTCCTCCAGCGCGGTGACGGCGGACGCGCCCGTGCCGTAGACCTTGGTGACGTGGTCGAGCCGTACCGCGTTCACAGAAGTGCCTGCCTCTCGTCGCGCATCGCCGCGCGTACGGCGAGGACCGAGCCCGCCAGCGCGGCCAGGATCGCGCCGGCACCCAGCGGCGCCAGCCAGCCGAAGGGGATGAAGGACACCAGGGCGGCCAGGCCGCCCGGCTCGCTCGCCGCGCACACCAGCACGGTCCAGACGGTCGCGGCCAGGGCCAGGACGAGCACGGGGACGACGGTGAGCACGCTCTCCCAGCAGGCCATCCGCGTGACCTGGCCGCGGCCCATGCCGAGCCGCCGCATACCGACGAACTCGCGCCCGCGGTCGAACAGCGCCAGGCAGAGGCCGTTGACGGCCGCCACCAGGCTGAACAGCGCGATCAGCACGGCGACGTAGGGCAGCACGCGGTTGCGCCCGGCGTTCTCGAGCGCCTTGTGCCCGACGTACTCCTGCCGGGTCAGCGCCGCCGGGTGCGCGGCCTCGCCGTGCGTGTAGATCCGCAA
This window encodes:
- a CDS encoding response regulator; this translates as MTAQDVIKVLIVDDHTVVRTGLRLLLETAPGLTTVGEAGDGAEAVRRCHALRPDVVLMDLYLPGMDGVAATERITAELPEVRVLALSTFDLEEHVVAALRAGASGFLPKDSSPEELIEGIRVVHRGEAAVAPRLLVGLIETFVRPARPRAVKAGPLTGLTGRDRQVLELIARGLSNTQIAAELGLSVSTVKNRVSDLFGKLGVRDRAQAVIAAYEAGLVTPGEP
- a CDS encoding ABC transporter ATP-binding protein, with product MNAVRLDHVTKVYGTGASAVTALEDVSHGFARGSFTAVTGPSGSGKSTLLQCAAGLVRPTSGAVSVGGDDLGALGEHELTTLRRERIGFVFQTYNLLPALTARENIELPPRLAGRAAERGWVAELIGRTGLAGHVDRRPHELSGGQQQRVAICRALVSRPDVVFADEPTGNLDSRSGREILALLRLVVDTLGQTVIMVTHDAQAASHADRVLVLGDGRVVEPAPRQGSPGVTSPAS
- a CDS encoding sensor histidine kinase, which produces MIVGAVRGRWRLPAWASDAGAAAVVLAAELGLASYGLGARVVLLAVAGAGLMLLRRRYPASVAVMAGVLYLIGTQPPEYDAPVSSALIALYSVGRHASGRLAIGIGALAVMVGAVRSGAGWEGASLASVLTVGLSPAAPVAAGHIVRLRAELLHRRQQQAAELAVREERRRIARELHDVIAHHVSVMSLYMGVARRTIPLDPGRAEETLRTGEDTARQAMAEMRHLLDVLRTDGEPVDDQADVGVARLPALVEESGNATLEVAGEAVELPTTVDHAVYRIVQEALTNTRKHAAGARSRVLLTYQPGLVEVEVGDDGQPRPGDVGVGLGLAGMAERVSLCGGELRAGPSPRGGFVVHARIPLVERP
- a CDS encoding alpha/beta fold hydrolase, with the translated sequence MIITAKAADGTEARAVDEGGGPAVLVLHPGLDDGTSWKAVAARLAPHHRVVRLHRRRYRLDLDQRAPCTVAQEVEHVLAMAEAIGGGPVLLAGHSSGAVIALEAMVAAPSAFAGAVLYEPPAVIGPPLGGPGGEVHRRARAAIAAGRPGRAMRIFVRDTVGLPGWAALLAGWFVAVTPRMRALAPRQIEDNVAMDALGVRLDAYAGIRAPVVLLGGDRSPAHLGERLDALERTLPHPRRVLLPGQGHSAHAKAPDRVAAVIASLAAEVYGES